The following coding sequences are from one Eucalyptus grandis isolate ANBG69807.140 chromosome 11, ASM1654582v1, whole genome shotgun sequence window:
- the LOC104425900 gene encoding uncharacterized protein At4g08330, chloroplastic isoform X4, which yields MSESDVPYCCGSCGYPLNLASSNQITAGVGSEYDKDLKKGFGTFLTIDLSRFTQVDEVTCFPVYWGRNHLKTKLLCRNSSVATRKEGQLV from the exons ATGTCGGAAAGCGACGTCCCTTActg CTGTGGTTCCTGTGGATATCCTCTGAACTTGGCATCTTCCAATCAGATTACCGCTGGAGTGGGTTCAGAATATGATAAAGACCTGAAGAAAGGTTTTGGTACCTTTCTTACGATTGATCTCAGCAGATTCACCCAGGTGGATGAAGTAACATGTTTTCCGGTTTATTGGGGTCGTAACCACTTAAAGACAAAACTTCTCTGCC GCAACTCTTCTGTCGCAACTCGCAAAGAGGGTCAACTAGTTTAA
- the LOC104425902 gene encoding LOW QUALITY PROTEIN: uncharacterized protein LOC104425902 (The sequence of the model RefSeq protein was modified relative to this genomic sequence to represent the inferred CDS: deleted 1 base in 1 codon), protein MIRLFLSKPGADDRGDGASAEAIIALLHRLGTVIWSIILASGAKSEARLWLCKSVSMMTSLSPRHQRDLFRNMLRSKPVNLELASQLLQMVFETRPRLAGSILAKRSHMLEKFFQGNPRRILKWFSNFDAGGGSDHKKGAKALSQFAFINRDICWEELEWKGKHGQSPAMVATKPHYFLDLDVLRTVENFVEYVPEFWSSSEFAESLKDGEILSLDTKYFVKLFIDLMYNDESRDVWEAVDDFLMDVSFSSLCNRLLISLQESELLIFLKSLSKSFNLPVKNMDLGNSSCWLEIVLSKCKDFASIDQLLLLNMVVNQGRQLLRLMQDEECQEEKEKVQDIVSEIFKTSSGSSGFAAILEGCLGMRTLDVVKLLGLYSWVIHYVLSKECQTLESWESLFIINGITFRKSGTYTILDHDGIKQEENRSKLDIKSPYAIHSKKKEKRRKKRRRTVGFNDDGSDDDDLFVRDDGQDVQSQTRSWLLSTDGFSTPWTMPDLPEHLAKHCFSAWMKSVFTKQTDVA, encoded by the exons ATGATCCGTCTGTTTCTCTCGAAACCCGGTGCCGATGATAGAGGAGATGGTGCCTCTGCCGAGGCGATTATCGCTCTCTTGCATCGGTTGGGAACTGTCATCTGGTCGATCATCTTGGCTTCCGGAGCTAAATCGGAGGCTCGGCTATGGCTTTGCAAGAGCGTATCGATGATGACGTCGCTGTCTCCCCGCCATCAGCGAGACCTGTTCAGGAACATGCTGAGATCTAAGCCGGTAAATCTGGAGTTGGCATCGCAGCTCTTGCAAATGGTGTTCGAGACGAGACCGCGCTTGGCAGGCTCAATCCTAGCCAAGAGAAGCCACATGCTGGAGAAATTTTTTCAAG GAAATCCAAGGCGTATATTAAAGTGGTTTTCTAACTTCGATGCTGGTGGTGGGTCAGATCATAAAAAAGGAGCAAAGGCCTTGTCTCAGTTTGCTTTCATAAATCGTGATATATGTTGGGAGGAACTTGAGTGGAAGGGAAAGCATGGTCAGTCACCTGCAATGGTTGCCACCAAGCCACATTACTTTCTTGATTTGGATGTTTTGAGGACAGTTGAGAATTTTGTTGAATACGTGCCTGAGTTTTGGTCTTCCAGTGAGTTTGCTGAGTCGCTGAAAGATGGTGAGATTTTGTCTCTAGACacaaaatattttgtcaaaCTTTTCATTGATTTGATGTATAACGATGAGTCGAGAGACGTATGGGAAGCTGTAGATGATTTTCTCATGGACGTGTCGTTCTCCTCTCTATGTAACCGTCTCCTCATTTCTCTCCAAGAGAGTGAACTCCTCATTTTCCTGAAATCGCTTAGCAAATCTTTCAACTTGCCTGTAAAAAATATGGATCTTGGCAACTCGTCCTGCTGGTTAGAAATTGTCCTCTCCAAGTGCAAAGATTTTGCATCTATTGATCAGTTACTCCTGTTAAATATGGTTGTTAATCAAGGGCGCCAGCTTCTGCGCCTCATGCAAGATGAAGAGTGtcaggaggaaaaggaaaaagtgcaGGATATAGTGTCGGAGATTTTCAAAACCTCAAGCGGTTCCAGTGGCTTTGCTGCAATCCTGGAGGGCTGCCTTGGCATGCGGACCCTTGATGTGGTGAAACTGTTGGGACTTTACTCTTGGGTTATTCATTATGTACTTTCCAAAGAATGTCAGACCTTGGAGTCATGGGAGTCTTTGTTTATAATTAATGGGATTACTTTTAGGAAATCTGGTACATATACAATCCTGGATCATGACGGAATAAAACAGGAGGAAAACCGGTCTAAGTTGGACATTAAATCGCCATATGCTATTCattcaaagaagaaggagaaaaggagaaagaaaaggaggaggactGTC GGCTTCAATGATGATGgcagtgatgatgatgatcttttTGTGCGGGATGATGGGCAGGATGTGCAATCTCAGACCAGAAGTTGGCTGCTTTCCACAGACGGTTTTTCCACTCCATGGACCATG CCAGACTTGCCAGAGCACCTTGCTAAGCACTGCTTCTCTGCGTGGATGAAGTCagttttcacaaaacaaactgATGTAGCCTAA
- the LOC104425900 gene encoding uncharacterized protein At4g08330, chloroplastic isoform X1 translates to MSESDVPYCCGSCGYPLNLASSNQITAGVGSEYDKDLKKGFGTFLTIDLSRFTQVDEVTCFPVYWGRNHLKTKLLCRKCGAHIGYGYRESPVLCGFHSASSSRSSYSKFTVKVLAIQPSGNC, encoded by the exons ATGTCGGAAAGCGACGTCCCTTActg CTGTGGTTCCTGTGGATATCCTCTGAACTTGGCATCTTCCAATCAGATTACCGCTGGAGTGGGTTCAGAATATGATAAAGACCTGAAGAAAGGTTTTGGTACCTTTCTTACGATTGATCTCAGCAGATTCACCCAGGTGGATGAAGTAACATGTTTTCCGGTTTATTGGGGTCGTAACCACTTAAAGACAAAACTTCTCTGCCGTAAGTGTGGCGCACACATTGGGTATGGTTATAGGGAGTCGCCAGTTCTTTGTGGTTTTCACTCGGCCAGTTCATCTAGATCTTCTTACAGTAAGTTCACCGTGAAGGTTCTAGCTATACAGCCTTCAGGGAACTGCTAA
- the LOC104425900 gene encoding uncharacterized protein At4g08330, chloroplastic isoform X3, whose product MSESDVPYCCGSCGYPLNLASSNQITAGVGSEYDKDLKKGFGTFLTIDLSRFTQVDEVTCFPVYWGRNHLKTKLLCRKCGAHIGQLFCRNSQRGSTSLTWAYQPA is encoded by the exons ATGTCGGAAAGCGACGTCCCTTActg CTGTGGTTCCTGTGGATATCCTCTGAACTTGGCATCTTCCAATCAGATTACCGCTGGAGTGGGTTCAGAATATGATAAAGACCTGAAGAAAGGTTTTGGTACCTTTCTTACGATTGATCTCAGCAGATTCACCCAGGTGGATGAAGTAACATGTTTTCCGGTTTATTGGGGTCGTAACCACTTAAAGACAAAACTTCTCTGCCGTAAGTGTGGCGCACACATTGG GCAACTCTTCTGTCGCAACTCGCAAAGAGGGTCAACTAGTTTAACTTGGGCGTACCAACCAGCATGA
- the LOC104425900 gene encoding uncharacterized protein At4g08330, chloroplastic isoform X2, producing MSESDVPYCCGSCGYPLNLASSNQITAGVGSEYDKDLKKGFGTFLTIDLSRFTQVDEVTCFPVYWGRNHLKTKLLCRKCGAHIGYGYRESPVLCGFHSASSSRSSYSNSSVATRKEGQLV from the exons ATGTCGGAAAGCGACGTCCCTTActg CTGTGGTTCCTGTGGATATCCTCTGAACTTGGCATCTTCCAATCAGATTACCGCTGGAGTGGGTTCAGAATATGATAAAGACCTGAAGAAAGGTTTTGGTACCTTTCTTACGATTGATCTCAGCAGATTCACCCAGGTGGATGAAGTAACATGTTTTCCGGTTTATTGGGGTCGTAACCACTTAAAGACAAAACTTCTCTGCCGTAAGTGTGGCGCACACATTGGGTATGGTTATAGGGAGTCGCCAGTTCTTTGTGGTTTTCACTCGGCCAGTTCATCTAGATCTTCTTACA GCAACTCTTCTGTCGCAACTCGCAAAGAGGGTCAACTAGTTTAA